A single Fusobacterium sp. SYSU M8D902 DNA region contains:
- the recA gene encoding recombinase RecA, producing the protein MAVKKEEMSKEKALEQALTKITKDFGEGSIMKLGSNLNMEIDVISTGSLNIDIALGVNGVPKGRIVEIYGAESSGKTTIALHVVAQAQKNNGIVAYIDAEHALDPEYAKVLGVNVDELLISQPDYGEQALEIADMLVRSGAVDLIVIDSVAALVPKAEIDGEMSDQQMGLQARLMSKALRKLTGSLNKSKTTMIFINQIRDKIGSFGFGPQTTTTGGKALKFYASVRMEVKKVGSVKQGDEIIGNETVVKITKNKVAPPFKEANFQIMYGKGITRVGEIFELALDNDIVSKSGAWFSFGDIRLGQGKENVKNRLEEEKELFKMIEEKVLEILKNGEAKKKKIVVEDSETEEIESEN; encoded by the coding sequence ATGGCTGTAAAAAAAGAAGAGATGAGTAAAGAAAAAGCTTTGGAACAGGCACTTACAAAGATTACAAAAGATTTTGGAGAGGGTTCCATTATGAAGTTGGGGAGCAATCTTAATATGGAGATAGATGTTATATCTACAGGAAGTCTAAATATAGATATAGCTCTAGGTGTTAATGGTGTTCCTAAGGGAAGGATAGTAGAGATCTATGGTGCAGAGAGTTCAGGAAAAACAACGATAGCTCTTCATGTTGTAGCACAAGCTCAAAAAAATAATGGAATAGTGGCTTATATTGATGCTGAACATGCATTAGATCCTGAATATGCTAAAGTTTTAGGAGTTAATGTAGATGAATTATTGATATCACAACCAGATTATGGAGAACAGGCATTGGAGATTGCTGATATGTTAGTGAGATCTGGGGCTGTAGATTTGATTGTTATTGACTCTGTAGCTGCTCTAGTACCTAAAGCTGAAATAGATGGTGAGATGTCAGATCAACAAATGGGATTACAGGCAAGATTGATGTCGAAAGCTTTAAGAAAATTAACAGGATCTCTAAATAAATCAAAAACTACTATGATATTTATAAATCAGATAAGAGATAAGATAGGAAGTTTTGGATTTGGACCTCAGACTACAACAACAGGAGGAAAGGCATTAAAGTTTTATGCTTCAGTTAGAATGGAAGTGAAAAAAGTTGGAAGTGTAAAGCAGGGAGATGAGATAATAGGGAATGAAACTGTTGTAAAAATAACTAAAAATAAGGTAGCACCACCATTTAAAGAGGCTAATTTTCAAATAATGTATGGTAAAGGAATAACAAGAGTAGGAGAGATATTTGAATTAGCTTTAGATAATGACATTGTTTCAAAGTCTGGAGCTTGGTTTAGTTTTGGAGATATCAGACTAGGACAGGGAAAGGAAAATGTTAAGAATAGACTAGAAGAGGAAAAGGAACTTTTTAAAATGATAGAGGAAAAAGTACTTGAGATTCTAAAAAATGGTGAGGCAAAAAAGAAAAAAATAGTTGTTGAGGATAGTGAGACAGAGGAAATAGAGAGCGAAAATTAA
- a CDS encoding sugar permease — protein sequence MYMNFLKKYSLWVFSIFVNSFGNCLLIKSNIGSGPWIAASMGIARSSHLQIGVCTIILNFLVYIPIIIISKKFNLFRLIGSFFVAYIFGIFLDMFLNLFSTISFENYLLRILIFLIGDTVLSAGISVYLRLNIALNPFDQFLQTVNEYLISDIKKANLVYLGVPLILAISFGIYNGFDFTGIGIGTLIMFLFNGVFIKFFHKRISIPSEILFPRRYIQKH from the coding sequence ATGTATATGAATTTTTTGAAAAAGTACTCTCTCTGGGTATTTTCTATATTTGTAAATTCTTTTGGAAACTGTTTGTTAATAAAAAGTAATATTGGTAGTGGTCCATGGATAGCGGCTAGTATGGGGATTGCACGATCTTCACATCTACAGATAGGTGTCTGTACTATAATTTTAAATTTTTTAGTCTATATACCTATTATCATTATATCTAAAAAGTTTAATCTTTTTAGATTGATAGGTTCATTTTTTGTAGCCTATATCTTTGGAATATTTTTAGATATGTTTTTAAATCTCTTTTCTACTATTTCATTTGAAAACTATCTATTGAGAATTTTAATATTTTTAATTGGAGATACAGTACTTTCAGCTGGAATTTCGGTCTATCTTAGATTAAATATAGCTCTCAATCCATTTGATCAATTTTTACAAACGGTTAACGAATATTTAATCTCTGATATTAAAAAAGCTAATCTTGTCTATTTAGGAGTTCCTCTTATTTTGGCAATTAGCTTTGGAATATATAATGGTTTTGATTTTACAGGAATTGGAATAGGAACACTAATTATGTTTCTCTTTAATGGAGTTTTTATTAAATTTTTCCACAAAAGAATTTCCATTCCTTCTGAAATCTTATTTCCTAGAAGATACATACAAAAACATTAA
- the galE gene encoding UDP-glucose 4-epimerase GalE, which produces MKNILVTGGAGYIGSHAVAELLDSGYEVVVVDSLENGFIELVDKRAKFYQGNVQDSSIMDTIFSENKIDAVMHFAGYIKVPESVVEPNKYYLNNTYTVMCLIESMRKHNVKNIVFSSTAAVYGDVKEPEPVEETHSTLPINPYGMSKLMSERIIMDSAAAYGLNYSIFRYFNVGGAHEKHNIGQKGEGITALIPLILKAAKGDIPKLSIYGNDFDTKDGTGIRDYIHVVDLVRAHILSLNKLAENKSNIYNLGNGNGFSVLEMLNSAKEVTKIDIPAEFTGRRAGDPPCVIASSKKAVAELNWKPVYTDVKDIIRTAWEWNLRNKI; this is translated from the coding sequence ATGAAAAATATATTAGTTACTGGTGGTGCTGGTTATATTGGAAGTCATGCTGTGGCTGAACTTCTTGATTCAGGATATGAGGTTGTAGTTGTAGACTCTCTTGAAAATGGTTTTATAGAGTTAGTTGATAAAAGAGCTAAATTTTATCAAGGAAATGTTCAAGATTCTTCTATTATGGATACTATATTTTCAGAAAATAAAATAGATGCTGTTATGCATTTTGCTGGATATATAAAAGTCCCTGAAAGTGTTGTTGAACCTAACAAATACTATCTTAACAATACTTATACTGTAATGTGTCTTATAGAATCAATGAGAAAACACAATGTTAAAAATATTGTATTCTCATCTACAGCTGCTGTATATGGAGATGTAAAAGAGCCTGAGCCAGTTGAAGAGACTCACTCAACACTTCCTATCAATCCATATGGAATGAGTAAATTGATGTCTGAGAGAATTATTATGGATTCAGCTGCTGCTTATGGATTAAACTACTCTATTTTCAGATATTTTAATGTTGGTGGAGCACATGAAAAACATAATATCGGACAAAAAGGTGAGGGGATAACTGCTCTTATTCCACTTATATTAAAAGCTGCTAAAGGAGATATTCCTAAGCTATCTATCTATGGAAATGATTTTGATACTAAAGATGGAACTGGAATTAGAGATTATATACATGTTGTTGATCTAGTAAGAGCACACATTCTATCACTTAATAAGTTAGCTGAAAATAAAAGCAATATCTACAATTTAGGAAATGGTAATGGATTCTCTGTTTTAGAGATGCTAAACTCTGCTAAAGAGGTTACAAAAATAGATATACCTGCTGAATTTACTGGTAGAAGAGCTGGAGATCCACCTTGTGTTATTGCCTCTAGTAAAAAAGCTGTGGCTGAGCTTAACTGGAAACCAGTTTATACTGATGTTAAAGACATTATAAGAACAGCTTGGGAATGGAATTTAAGAAATAAAATCTAA
- the thrS gene encoding threonine--tRNA ligase codes for MKAILPSGDVKEFEGEVNLFTIAKSISNSLAKKSVAAKVNDELVDMSTLLNGEAKVEFITPDTEDGEEVIRHSTAHLMAQAVVRLFPGTKVAIGPAIENGFYYDFDPKVQFTEEDLAKIEAEMKKIVKENEKIERIMMTREDAIKHFEELGEEYKVEIIKEIAQGEMLSFYKQGEFMDLCRGPHVPSTSYLKAFKLKSVAGAYWRGDSNNKMLQRIYGFAFSDEKKLKDYLTLLEEAEKRDHRKLGKELELFFMSEYGPGFPIFLPKGMAIRNTLINLWKREHTLAGYTEIMTPIMLNKELWETSGHWFNYRENMYTSTIDETEFAIKPMNCPGGVITYKHQLHSYKDLPIRCGELGTVHRHEFSGALHGLMRVRCFTQDDAHIFMTPEQIESEIIGVVNLIDKFYSKLFGFEYHIELSTKPEKAIGSDEIWEKAESALAGALDKIGKPYKLNPGDGAFYGPKLDFKIKDAIGRTWQCGTIQLDFNLPERFDISYIGEDGEKHRPVMIHRVVYGSIERFIGILIEHYAGAFPLWLAPTQVKLLTISDETVPYAKEIYNILLEKGIRVELDDRAESIGYKIREANGKYKVPVQLIIGKNEVENREVNVRRRGSQEQVSMKLDEFVNMIVAEAEVKFDK; via the coding sequence ATGAAAGCGATATTACCAAGTGGAGATGTAAAGGAGTTTGAAGGAGAAGTAAACTTATTTACAATAGCTAAAAGTATAAGCAATTCACTAGCTAAAAAATCAGTAGCTGCTAAAGTGAATGATGAATTGGTTGATATGTCAACTTTATTAAACGGGGAAGCTAAGGTGGAGTTTATAACTCCTGATACTGAAGATGGAGAAGAGGTTATAAGACACTCTACAGCTCACCTTATGGCACAAGCAGTAGTGAGACTTTTTCCAGGAACAAAAGTTGCAATTGGACCAGCTATAGAGAATGGATTTTATTATGATTTCGATCCAAAAGTTCAATTTACAGAGGAAGATTTAGCTAAAATAGAAGCTGAAATGAAAAAAATTGTTAAAGAGAACGAAAAAATTGAAAGAATAATGATGACTAGAGAGGATGCAATAAAGCATTTTGAAGAGTTAGGAGAAGAGTATAAAGTAGAGATAATAAAAGAGATAGCTCAAGGTGAGATGTTATCTTTCTATAAACAGGGTGAGTTTATGGATCTATGTAGAGGACCTCACGTACCTTCTACTTCATACCTAAAAGCTTTTAAATTAAAATCAGTAGCAGGAGCTTATTGGAGAGGAGACTCAAACAATAAGATGTTACAAAGAATATATGGATTTGCTTTTTCAGATGAGAAAAAATTAAAAGATTATTTAACACTATTAGAAGAGGCAGAGAAGAGAGATCATAGAAAATTAGGAAAAGAGTTAGAGTTATTCTTTATGAGTGAGTATGGACCAGGATTCCCAATATTCTTACCAAAAGGAATGGCTATTAGAAATACTCTTATAAATCTATGGAAGAGAGAGCATACACTTGCTGGATATACAGAGATAATGACACCAATTATGCTAAATAAAGAGTTATGGGAAACTTCAGGACACTGGTTTAACTATAGAGAAAATATGTATACATCAACAATAGATGAGACTGAATTTGCAATCAAACCTATGAACTGTCCAGGAGGAGTAATAACTTACAAACACCAATTACACTCATATAAAGATTTACCGATTAGATGTGGAGAGCTTGGAACTGTACATAGACACGAGTTTTCAGGAGCATTACATGGACTTATGAGAGTAAGATGTTTCACTCAAGATGACGCTCATATCTTTATGACTCCAGAGCAAATAGAGAGTGAAATTATAGGAGTAGTAAACTTAATTGATAAGTTCTATAGTAAATTATTTGGATTCGAGTATCATATAGAACTATCTACTAAACCTGAAAAAGCTATAGGATCAGATGAGATTTGGGAAAAAGCTGAATCAGCACTAGCAGGAGCTTTAGATAAAATTGGAAAACCATATAAATTAAATCCTGGAGATGGAGCATTCTACGGACCAAAATTAGACTTCAAAATTAAAGATGCTATTGGAAGAACTTGGCAATGTGGAACTATCCAGTTAGACTTTAACTTACCAGAGAGATTTGATATAAGCTATATAGGAGAAGATGGAGAGAAACATAGACCAGTTATGATACATAGAGTTGTGTATGGTTCAATAGAGAGATTCATTGGAATCTTAATTGAGCACTATGCTGGAGCTTTCCCATTATGGTTAGCACCTACTCAAGTAAAACTATTAACTATCAGTGATGAAACAGTTCCATATGCAAAAGAGATATACAATATCTTATTAGAAAAAGGAATAAGAGTTGAGTTAGATGATAGAGCTGAATCTATAGGTTACAAAATTAGAGAAGCTAATGGAAAATACAAAGTTCCTGTTCAATTAATCATAGGTAAAAATGAAGTTGAGAACAGAGAAGTTAATGTAAGAAGAAGAGGATCACAAGAGCAAGTTTCAATGAAATTAGATGAATTTGTAAATATGATCGTAGCAGAAGCAGAAGTAAAATTTGATAAGTAA
- a CDS encoding thioredoxin domain-containing protein, which produces MNRLINLNDATFSEYLNSEEELVILNFVTEWCGPCKMLLPILETISTEEKIKVFKVNVDENPNLAYEFGITSVPVTIFFGEGSRICQLNGMKSKEELREKLRELR; this is translated from the coding sequence TTGAATAGGTTAATAAACTTAAATGACGCAACTTTTTCTGAATACTTGAATAGTGAAGAGGAGTTAGTAATACTTAATTTTGTAACAGAGTGGTGTGGTCCTTGTAAGATGTTACTTCCTATTTTAGAAACAATATCTACAGAAGAAAAGATAAAAGTATTCAAGGTAAATGTTGATGAAAACCCAAACTTAGCCTATGAGTTTGGAATAACTAGTGTTCCCGTAACCATATTTTTTGGTGAAGGAAGTAGAATATGCCAATTAAATGGAATGAAATCAAAAGAGGAACTGAGAGAAAAATTAAGGGAATTGAGATAG
- a CDS encoding FAD-dependent oxidoreductase — protein MLVKKWRCTVCDELFDYDKKPSSCPVCGVGQELFELVEVEVSENSIEKEVDILIIGGGVAAVNAADAVSSRNKKARITIISKEKYLPYYRTRLTEIIDNEIPMERMLIKKESWYAERNIKLLLEEEVISVATDEKFVELASGKRLNYDSLVIASGARCFVPPFENKDLKNVRVIREMAETYDIIDTAKKSKKVVVIGGGVLGLEAAWGFKNLGLDVTVLEVMPRVLPRQLDEKGSELLEKLIKTSGVNIMTGVEIKGFAGSDCVEKVVLKNGVELDADLVIISAGIAPNKEFMLSTKIAVNRGIIVNEKMETSIKDIYACGDIAEYNGKIIGLWQVAMEQGKIVGANICGEEKIYSEQIQPLSFEGMNTQLLSIGNITDSGETVVDYNAEKNIYRKFFFKNEILVGALLIGDTGKSVAVIKGVREGVRKIQILAKLYN, from the coding sequence ATGTTAGTAAAAAAGTGGAGATGTACAGTTTGTGATGAATTATTTGACTATGACAAAAAACCGTCTAGTTGTCCAGTATGTGGAGTTGGACAGGAGCTTTTTGAATTGGTAGAGGTAGAGGTATCAGAAAACTCAATAGAAAAAGAGGTGGATATATTAATAATTGGAGGTGGAGTTGCAGCTGTAAATGCAGCAGATGCAGTTTCTAGTAGAAATAAAAAAGCTAGAATAACAATAATTTCCAAAGAAAAATATCTACCATATTACAGAACAAGATTAACAGAGATAATAGACAATGAGATTCCTATGGAGAGAATGTTGATAAAAAAAGAGAGTTGGTATGCTGAGAGAAATATCAAACTACTACTTGAAGAGGAGGTTATCTCTGTAGCAACAGATGAGAAATTTGTTGAGCTGGCTAGTGGGAAAAGATTGAATTATGATTCTTTAGTAATAGCTAGTGGAGCTAGATGTTTTGTTCCACCATTTGAAAATAAAGATCTAAAAAATGTTAGAGTTATAAGAGAGATGGCAGAAACTTATGATATAATTGATACAGCCAAAAAATCTAAAAAAGTAGTTGTGATAGGTGGAGGAGTTTTAGGACTTGAAGCTGCTTGGGGATTTAAAAATTTAGGTTTAGATGTAACTGTATTAGAAGTTATGCCAAGAGTTCTTCCAAGACAATTGGATGAAAAAGGTAGTGAGTTATTAGAAAAATTGATAAAAACTTCTGGAGTAAATATTATGACAGGAGTAGAGATTAAAGGATTTGCAGGTAGCGATTGTGTAGAGAAAGTAGTGTTGAAAAATGGAGTTGAATTAGATGCTGATTTGGTTATAATCAGTGCTGGTATTGCTCCAAACAAAGAATTTATGCTTTCTACTAAGATTGCTGTAAATAGAGGTATCATAGTAAATGAGAAGATGGAAACATCTATAAAAGATATCTACGCTTGTGGAGATATAGCTGAATATAATGGAAAGATAATAGGATTGTGGCAAGTAGCTATGGAACAAGGAAAAATTGTAGGTGCTAATATTTGTGGTGAAGAAAAAATTTATAGTGAGCAGATACAACCACTTAGCTTTGAAGGAATGAATACACAACTTCTTTCTATTGGAAATATAACTGATTCAGGTGAGACAGTTGTAGACTATAATGCAGAGAAAAATATCTATAGAAAATTTTTCTTTAAAAATGAGATTCTAGTAGGGGCACTATTGATAGGTGATACTGGAAAATCAGTGGCAGTGATAAAAGGTGTAAGAGAGGGAGTTAGAAAAATCCAGATCTTAGCAAAATTATATAATTAA
- the tsaB gene encoding tRNA (adenosine(37)-N6)-threonylcarbamoyltransferase complex dimerization subunit type 1 TsaB yields the protein MLVLAIDTATKIGSVALYDDKIGVIGELNIYVKINHSAVIMSMIDNLFKMTKLTINDVDRIAITVGPGSFTGIRIGVAVAKGLCYGTEKSIVGINELDLLANNIEGFQGEIVSLIDARKERVYYSIYEKNSELKRVSDYKDGEIRELLENLKGKTPIFCGDGAIAYESIIKEILGEDAKIVTRANSIPRAVIAGQLSITRTEDNLYTLEPFYVNKSQAEREREERLSKNC from the coding sequence ATGTTGGTTTTAGCCATTGATACAGCTACAAAGATAGGAAGTGTAGCTCTTTATGATGATAAAATTGGAGTGATAGGAGAGTTAAATATATATGTTAAGATAAATCACTCAGCAGTTATAATGTCAATGATAGATAATCTATTTAAAATGACAAAATTAACTATAAATGATGTGGATAGAATAGCTATAACAGTTGGACCAGGATCGTTTACAGGAATAAGAATAGGAGTGGCTGTAGCTAAAGGTTTATGTTATGGAACAGAAAAAAGTATTGTTGGAATAAATGAGCTAGATCTATTAGCTAATAATATAGAGGGATTTCAAGGTGAGATTGTATCATTAATAGATGCGAGAAAAGAGAGAGTATACTACTCTATATATGAAAAAAATAGTGAATTAAAAAGAGTGAGTGACTATAAAGATGGGGAGATAAGAGAGTTATTAGAAAACTTAAAAGGAAAGACTCCAATTTTTTGTGGAGATGGTGCTATAGCATATGAGAGTATAATCAAAGAGATTTTAGGAGAAGATGCTAAAATAGTTACTAGAGCTAACTCAATCCCAAGAGCTGTAATAGCAGGACAGTTATCAATTACAAGAACTGAAGATAATCTATATACTTTAGAGCCTTTTTATGTAAATAAATCTCAAGCAGAAAGAGAAAGAGAAGAGAGATTAAGCAAGAATTGTTAA
- the tsaE gene encoding tRNA (adenosine(37)-N6)-threonylcarbamoyltransferase complex ATPase subunit type 1 TsaE: MNKILTFEELDRLAEKLADFSSENTVIALIGDLGTGKTTFSQKFAKALGVKEQIKSPTFNYVLEYLSGRLPLYHFDVYRLGEAEEIYEIGYEDYLNSDGVLLIEWANIIESELPKKYIEIKINYHTENTREVELQYIGDEMKDKEMLEYVGFSH; the protein is encoded by the coding sequence ATGAATAAGATACTCACTTTTGAAGAGCTAGATAGATTAGCAGAGAAGTTAGCTGATTTTTCTAGTGAAAATACAGTGATAGCTCTTATAGGTGATTTAGGAACTGGAAAAACTACATTTTCACAGAAATTTGCTAAAGCTTTGGGAGTGAAGGAGCAGATAAAAAGTCCAACATTTAACTATGTATTAGAGTATTTAAGTGGAAGATTACCACTATACCACTTTGATGTATATCGTTTAGGTGAAGCAGAGGAGATATATGAGATAGGTTATGAGGACTATTTAAATAGTGATGGAGTCCTTTTGATTGAATGGGCTAATATAATAGAGAGTGAGCTTCCTAAAAAATATATTGAGATTAAAATAAACTATCATACTGAAAATACTAGAGAAGTGGAATTACAGTATATAGGAGATGAAATGAAAGATAAGGAGATGTTGGAGTATGTTGGTTTTAGCCATTGA
- the rfaE2 gene encoding D-glycero-beta-D-manno-heptose 1-phosphate adenylyltransferase, with the protein MILSRETAARVIEELKLQGKKVVFTNGCFDILHVGHLRYLNDAKKQGDVLIVGVNSDSSVRKLKGPTRPINNEIDRAEMLSGLKAVDFTLIFDELTPIETLEKIKPSIHVKGGDYKKEELPETATVEKNGGEVRILSFVEGKSTTNIVNKIQFKDDGGNDE; encoded by the coding sequence ATGATATTAAGCAGAGAAACAGCTGCAAGAGTGATAGAAGAGTTAAAACTTCAAGGTAAAAAAGTAGTGTTTACAAATGGATGTTTTGATATTTTACATGTAGGGCATTTAAGATATTTAAATGATGCTAAAAAACAGGGGGATGTATTAATTGTAGGGGTTAATTCAGATAGCTCAGTAAGAAAGTTAAAAGGTCCAACTAGACCAATTAATAATGAGATTGATAGAGCTGAGATGCTATCAGGATTAAAAGCAGTAGATTTTACATTGATATTTGATGAACTTACACCTATAGAGACATTGGAGAAAATAAAGCCTTCAATACATGTAAAGGGAGGAGATTATAAAAAGGAGGAGCTACCAGAGACAGCTACAGTGGAGAAAAATGGTGGTGAAGTTAGAATCTTGTCCTTTGTTGAGGGAAAATCAACTACTAATATAGTAAATAAAATACAATTTAAAGATGATGGAGGAAATGATGAATAA